One part of the Pseudopipra pipra isolate bDixPip1 chromosome 3, bDixPip1.hap1, whole genome shotgun sequence genome encodes these proteins:
- the DPYSL5 gene encoding LOW QUALITY PROTEIN: dihydropyrimidinase-related protein 5 (The sequence of the model RefSeq protein was modified relative to this genomic sequence to represent the inferred CDS: deleted 1 base in 1 codon; substituted 1 base at 1 genomic stop codon) has product MMANAATMRILIKGGKVVNDDCTLEADVYIENGIIQQVGRELMIPGGAKVIDATGKLVIPGGIDTSTHFHQTFMNATCVDDFYHGTKAALVGGTTMIIGHVLPDKETSLLDAYEKCRSLADPKVCCDYALHMGITWWAPKVKAEMETLVREKGVNSFQMFMTYKDLYMLRDSELYQVLRACRDFGAIARVHAENGELVAEGAKEALDLGITGPEGIEISRPEELEAEATHRVITIANRTHCPVYLVNVSSMSAGDVIAAAKMQGKVVYAETTTAHATLTGLHYYHQDWFHAAAYVTVPPLRLDTNTSAYLMSLLANDTLNIVASDHRPFSTKQKAMGKEDFTKIPHGVSGVQDRMNIIWERGVVGGKMDENRFVAVTSSNAAKIHNLYPRKGRIIPGADADVVVWDPEATKTISASTQVQGGDINLYENMRCHGVPWXPSAAGRVVYENGVFMCAEGTGKFCPLRSFPDVAYKKLVQREKTLKLRGVDRTPYLGDVAVVVHAGKKETGTPLADTPTRPATRHGGMRDLHESSFSLSGSQIDDHVPKRASARILAPPGGRSSGIW; this is encoded by the exons ATGATGGCCAACGCGGCCACCATGCGGATCCTCATCAAGGGGGGGAAGGTGGTGAACGACGACTGCACGCTCGAGGCCGACGTCTACATCGAGAACGGCATCATCCAGCAAGTGGGGCGCGAGCTGATGATCCCCGGCGGCGCCAAGGTCATCGACGCCACCGGCAAGCTCGTCATCCCGGGCGGCATCGACACCAGCACCCACTTCCACCAGACCTTCATGAACGCCACCTGTGTCGATGACTTCTACCACGGCACCAAG GCAGCGCTGGTGGGGGGCACGACAATGATCATCGGCCACGTCCTGCCCGACAAGGAGACGTCGCTGCTGGACGCCTACGAGAAGTGCCGCAGCCTGGCCGACCCCAAGGTGTGCTGTGACTACGCCCTGCACATGGGCATCACCTGGTGGGCGCCCAAG GTGAAGGCAGAGATGGAGACGCTGGTGCGGGAGAAG GGGGTGAACTCCTTCCAGATGTTCATGACCTACAAGGACCTGTACATGCTGCGGGACAGCGAGCTCTACCAGGTCCTGCGCGCCTGCCGCGACTTCGGCGCCATCGCCCGCGTCCACGCCGAGAACGGAGAGCTGGTGGCTGAG GGAGCCAAGGAAGCGCTGGATCTGGGCATCACGGGACCGGAGGGCATTGAGATCAGCCGGCCCGAAGAG CTGGAAGCCGAGGCCACGCACCGTGTCATCACCATCGCCAACAGG ACCCACTGCCCTGTGTACCTGGTGAACGTGTCCAGCATGTCTGCAGGGGACGTCATCGCTGCTGCCAAGATGCAAG GGAAGGTGGTGTACGCGGAGACGACCACGGCGCACGCCACGCTCACCGGGCTGCACTACTACCACCAGGACTGGTTCCACGCCGCCGCCTACGTCACCGTGCCGCCGCTGCGCCTCGACACCAACACCTCCGCCTACCTCATGAGCCTGCTCGCCAA CGACACGCTGAACATCGTGGCCTCGGACCACCGGCCCTTCAGCACCAAGCAGAAGGCCATGGGCAAGGAGGACTTCACCAAGATCCCCCACGGTGTCAGCGGGGTGCAGGACCGCATGAACATCATCTGGGAGCGCGGCGTG GTGGGGGGGAAGATGGATGAGAACCGCTTCGTGGCCGTGACCAGCTCCAACGCCGCCAAGATCCACAACCTGTACCCCCGCAAGGGCCGGATCATCCCCGGGGCCGACGCCGACGTCGTGGTCTGGGACCCCGAGGCCACCAA GACCATCTCGGCCAGCACCCAGGTGCAGGGTGGGGACATCAACCTGTACGAGAACATGCGGTGCCACGGGGTGCCCTGGTGACCATCAGCCGCGGGGCGCGTGGTCTACGAGAACGGCGTGTTCATGTGTGCCGAGGGCACCGGCAAGTTCTGCCCCCTCCGCTCCTTCCCGGACGTCGCCTACAAGAAGCTGGTGCAGCGGGAGAAG ACTTTGAAGCTGCGGGGTGTGGATCGCACCCCGTACCTGGGGGACGTGGCCGTGGTTGTGCATGCTGGGAAAAAAGAGACGGGGACGCCCCTGGCCGATACGCCCACCCGGCCGGCCACGCGACACGGGGGCATGAGGGACCTCCACGAGTCCAGCTTCAGCCTCTCCG GTTCTCAGATCGATGACCACGTTCCAAAACGAGCCTCGGCCCGGATTCTCGCTCCCCCCGGGGGCCGGTCGAGCGGCATCTGGTAG